From Candidatus Neomarinimicrobiota bacterium, the proteins below share one genomic window:
- the nifJ gene encoding pyruvate:ferredoxin (flavodoxin) oxidoreductase produces MQMSKFKKQTIDGNFAASHVAYAFSDVAAIYPITPSSNMGEYADAWASKGQKNLFDEVVDVVEMQSEAGASGAVHGSLSAGAFTTTFTASQGLMLMLPNMHKIAGEMLPTVFHVSARSLAAQSLSIFGDHSDVMSARNTGFALVAASSIQEIMDLGLVSHLATLEAKVPFLNFFDGFRNSHEIQKIEMIDYDTMGELLEDSKEYIEAFRKRALNPEVPMAKVGAQNPDVYFQGRETVNKYYLATPDIVQKYMDKVAEKIGRQYHLFDYFGDPKAEKVIVAMGSACDTIEETINKLNKNGEKLGLVKVRLYRPFASEKFVETIPDSVKKIAVLDRTKEPGSIGEPLYLDVSAALKDRKGIEIIGGRYGLSSKEFTPSMVKAVYDHLDGKAFHSFTVGITDDVTGFSIPVQEHINTVPEGTISCKFWGLGSDGTVGANKNSIKIIGDNTDMYAQGYFQYDSKKSGGITRSHLRFGKEKIQSEYLVENADFIACHNQAFIGRYDILQGIKENGVFLLNSNWKDDEVFENLTEDMQKTIIEKNISLYNIDALKIAQDVGLGSRINTVMMAAFFIISKVLPREDAIQMIKKAIEKTYMSKGKDVVEMNWKAVDRADEALKQIKVPEKITKSAHISDLVPQDADDFTKNVIERIMREKGDEIPVSQMPYDGQIPTGTTALEKRGVAPQVPHWEAEKCIQCNQCSFVCPHAAIRAKLIDPSELENAPETFNVLDVKGKDSQYKYKIQVYIDDCVGCGVCINDCPTGALTFSPIEKEREAGERVNADFFNALPNDVLGNSRENSVKGSQFKQPLFEFSGACAGCGETPYIKLVTQLFGDRMIIANATGCSSIYGGTFPTIPYTKNKDGYGPAWANSLFEDNAEYGFGMRLAVDANRKQLKSNVQKLLNGGVNGELGEALKTAVENWTSVDQETKANARKIKELLPEYLKKVPAEFKPVAQKVYELRNYFVDKSIWSFGGDGWAYDIGFGGLDHVLASGKNINILVLDTEVYSNTGGQASKASPLGAVARFAEAGKMTNKKDLGKMMMTYGYVYVAMVSMGANKNQLIKAISEAEAYPGPSIIIAYAPCINHGIDMSKSQLEEKKAVESGYWLLYRYNPALKEEGKNPFILDSKEPKEDVLDFLEGEKRYTSLKQTFPEKVKEYREKFAEYAKERYEEYRKMAE; encoded by the coding sequence ATGCAGATGAGCAAATTTAAAAAACAGACGATTGATGGAAATTTTGCCGCTTCTCATGTCGCATATGCGTTCAGTGATGTGGCTGCCATATATCCCATTACTCCTTCATCAAATATGGGTGAGTATGCCGATGCATGGGCATCCAAAGGACAAAAAAATCTCTTTGATGAAGTTGTGGATGTCGTGGAAATGCAAAGTGAAGCAGGTGCTTCCGGAGCAGTGCACGGTTCTCTTTCTGCCGGGGCCTTCACAACGACTTTTACGGCTTCACAGGGACTCATGCTCATGTTACCGAATATGCATAAGATTGCAGGAGAGATGCTACCAACAGTTTTTCATGTCAGTGCCCGTTCCCTGGCGGCTCAGTCTCTCTCTATTTTCGGAGATCACTCGGATGTAATGTCTGCCCGGAATACGGGTTTTGCCCTGGTCGCTGCATCATCCATTCAGGAGATCATGGATCTCGGCCTGGTTTCACACTTGGCAACTCTCGAAGCAAAGGTTCCCTTTCTCAATTTCTTTGATGGATTCCGTAATTCCCATGAAATCCAAAAGATTGAAATGATTGATTATGACACGATGGGTGAACTTTTAGAGGATAGTAAAGAATATATCGAAGCATTCAGGAAAAGAGCCCTGAATCCGGAAGTCCCAATGGCAAAAGTCGGTGCCCAGAACCCGGATGTCTATTTTCAGGGACGGGAAACCGTTAATAAATACTATCTGGCGACTCCGGATATTGTGCAAAAATATATGGATAAAGTGGCTGAGAAAATCGGTCGCCAATACCATCTCTTCGATTATTTCGGTGATCCCAAAGCAGAAAAGGTAATTGTGGCCATGGGCAGTGCCTGTGACACCATCGAAGAGACTATCAACAAACTCAATAAAAACGGTGAAAAACTTGGACTCGTGAAAGTCCGCCTCTATCGTCCCTTTGCATCAGAAAAATTTGTAGAAACAATTCCTGATTCTGTTAAAAAAATTGCCGTATTGGACCGGACCAAAGAACCAGGTTCCATCGGTGAACCGCTCTATCTGGATGTCTCTGCAGCACTGAAAGACCGGAAGGGGATCGAAATCATCGGCGGCCGCTATGGGCTTTCCAGCAAGGAATTCACACCATCGATGGTGAAGGCCGTTTATGATCATCTGGATGGAAAAGCCTTCCATAGTTTTACCGTTGGAATTACAGACGATGTCACCGGTTTTTCGATTCCGGTTCAAGAGCATATCAATACCGTTCCCGAAGGTACGATCTCCTGTAAATTCTGGGGACTTGGTTCGGATGGGACGGTTGGTGCCAATAAGAATTCTATCAAGATTATCGGGGACAATACGGATATGTATGCCCAGGGATATTTTCAATACGATTCGAAAAAATCCGGTGGGATTACCCGCAGTCACCTCCGTTTTGGAAAAGAAAAAATTCAATCCGAATACCTGGTGGAAAACGCCGATTTTATTGCCTGCCATAATCAGGCCTTTATCGGACGTTATGATATCCTCCAGGGCATAAAAGAAAATGGTGTATTTCTGTTGAATTCCAACTGGAAAGACGACGAGGTCTTCGAAAATCTTACGGAAGATATGCAGAAAACCATCATTGAGAAGAATATCAGTCTTTACAATATCGATGCATTGAAAATTGCTCAGGATGTGGGACTTGGATCCCGGATCAATACAGTGATGATGGCTGCCTTTTTTATTATTTCCAAGGTTCTTCCCCGGGAAGATGCCATTCAAATGATCAAGAAAGCCATCGAAAAGACTTATATGAGTAAGGGTAAAGATGTAGTCGAAATGAACTGGAAGGCTGTGGACAGAGCCGACGAAGCCTTGAAACAGATCAAAGTTCCTGAAAAAATTACAAAGAGTGCACACATCAGTGATCTGGTGCCCCAAGATGCCGATGATTTTACGAAAAATGTGATTGAACGGATCATGCGGGAAAAGGGAGACGAGATTCCTGTAAGCCAGATGCCCTATGATGGACAAATTCCTACCGGTACCACGGCTCTTGAAAAACGGGGTGTTGCACCTCAGGTTCCCCATTGGGAAGCAGAAAAATGTATTCAGTGTAACCAGTGTTCTTTCGTCTGTCCCCATGCAGCTATCCGGGCCAAGCTTATTGATCCGTCTGAATTGGAAAACGCCCCGGAAACATTCAATGTATTGGATGTGAAAGGCAAGGATAGTCAGTATAAATATAAAATCCAGGTGTACATTGATGACTGTGTAGGTTGTGGTGTTTGTATCAATGATTGTCCCACCGGTGCCCTGACCTTTTCACCTATCGAAAAGGAACGGGAAGCGGGAGAACGGGTTAATGCAGACTTTTTCAACGCATTGCCCAATGATGTGCTGGGTAACAGCAGGGAAAATTCCGTCAAAGGAAGTCAGTTCAAACAACCTTTGTTTGAATTTTCCGGAGCCTGTGCCGGATGTGGTGAGACACCTTACATTAAGCTGGTCACGCAGCTCTTCGGAGACCGGATGATCATTGCCAATGCCACGGGATGTTCATCTATTTACGGCGGGACATTCCCCACGATTCCCTACACGAAAAACAAGGACGGCTATGGACCGGCCTGGGCAAATTCACTTTTCGAGGATAATGCCGAGTATGGTTTTGGGATGCGTCTGGCTGTAGATGCCAACCGGAAGCAATTGAAAAGCAATGTTCAGAAGCTTTTAAACGGGGGTGTCAATGGTGAATTGGGCGAAGCACTGAAGACCGCAGTGGAGAACTGGACATCCGTGGATCAGGAAACCAAAGCCAATGCACGGAAAATCAAAGAATTGTTACCGGAATACCTAAAGAAGGTCCCTGCTGAATTCAAACCTGTCGCCCAAAAAGTCTATGAACTGAGAAATTATTTCGTGGACAAATCCATCTGGTCTTTTGGTGGTGACGGCTGGGCTTATGATATTGGATTCGGTGGCCTGGACCATGTTCTTGCATCTGGTAAGAACATCAATATCCTTGTGTTGGATACAGAAGTCTATTCCAATACTGGTGGACAGGCATCAAAGGCATCCCCGCTGGGTGCTGTGGCACGTTTTGCTGAAGCAGGTAAGATGACTAACAAAAAGGATCTGGGCAAGATGATGATGACATACGGTTATGTCTACGTTGCCATGGTCTCAATGGGTGCCAATAAGAATCAATTGATTAAGGCAATTTCCGAAGCGGAAGCCTATCCCGGACCTTCTATCATTATTGCGTACGCTCCCTGTATCAATCATGGGATTGATATGAGTAAAAGTCAACTGGAAGAGAAAAAAGCCGTTGAATCCGGATACTGGCTGCTTTATCGCTATAATCCGGCGCTGAAAGAAGAAGGTAAAAATCCCTTTATTCTTGATTCCAAAGAACCGAAAGAGGATGTGCTGGACTTCCTGGAAGGTGAAAAACGCTACACATCCCTGAAACAGACCTTTCCTGAAAAAGTGAAAGAATACAGGGAAAAATTTGCGGAATATGCCAAAGAGCGCTATGAAGAATACCGGAAAATGGCTGAATAA
- a CDS encoding Crp/Fnr family transcriptional regulator yields MENIYQKLRKISLFSFFDEQALSELLPEDRMYVRHYISGNVIAFSDDPVESLYCLTQGECRGEMLDFSGRSFTVEAIYAPDTVASAFLFATENRFPVNVVAVTSCEIVLIPRDFIFMLIAQNPEFIRMIIRDITDRTVFLAKKIQMLSFRTIRQKLVRYLLSLRKNQSLNVHVPVTREAMADLFNVERPSVSRVLSELNREGLIVVKGRTIELKNLQKLNEILIDV; encoded by the coding sequence ATGGAAAATATCTACCAAAAATTGAGAAAAATTTCTCTTTTTAGCTTTTTTGATGAACAGGCTTTATCTGAATTGTTACCGGAAGACCGAATGTATGTCCGGCATTATATATCCGGCAATGTTATTGCTTTTTCTGATGATCCCGTCGAGTCACTGTATTGTCTGACCCAGGGGGAATGCCGGGGAGAAATGCTTGATTTTTCCGGACGTTCTTTCACCGTGGAAGCCATTTATGCACCGGATACGGTGGCATCCGCTTTTTTATTCGCCACAGAAAATCGTTTTCCCGTCAATGTGGTGGCTGTAACATCCTGTGAAATTGTTCTGATTCCCAGAGATTTTATTTTTATGCTCATTGCTCAGAATCCGGAATTTATCCGCATGATCATTCGGGATATCACAGACAGGACCGTTTTTCTGGCGAAGAAGATACAAATGTTGTCTTTCCGGACTATCCGACAGAAACTGGTCCGGTATCTTCTGTCACTGCGAAAGAATCAGTCACTGAATGTCCATGTGCCTGTCACCCGCGAAGCCATGGCAGATCTCTTTAATGTGGAAAGACCTTCTGTATCCCGTGTCTTGTCGGAATTAAACCGCGAAGGATTGATAGTCGTAAAAGGGAGGACTATCGAACTGAAAAATCTTCAAAAACTGAATGAAATTCTGATTGATGTTTAG
- a CDS encoding tRNA 2-thiocytidine(32) synthetase TtcA, with protein MPTKLEKILLAYIREANQNWNLFQEGEKVLVGISGGKDSMSLLTLLSRFPVELHAVYVHLNPDSPVHFLDYCRQYATVYRVDTDIYKKVFAPDAEKNPCFICMRLRRKAVVSFAIENGFNKVFFGHHKHDVVETFLLNQIYSREISTMLPRQPLFDGQFHICRPLYLIPEPLLKTYAGEQNCPAVSESCPAAEHSRRKQVREWLTNIQELNPRIDIVDNIFSSLKRINRPFIPVFPDTQDLTEIRKPKYKKSL; from the coding sequence ATGCCTACAAAACTGGAAAAAATACTCCTGGCCTATATCCGGGAAGCTAACCAAAATTGGAATCTCTTTCAGGAAGGTGAAAAAGTGCTGGTGGGTATTTCCGGCGGGAAAGATTCCATGAGTCTTCTCACCCTTTTATCCCGCTTCCCGGTTGAACTCCATGCAGTGTATGTGCACCTCAATCCTGATTCTCCTGTCCATTTTCTGGATTATTGCCGTCAATACGCTACGGTTTACCGCGTAGATACAGATATTTACAAAAAGGTTTTTGCACCTGATGCAGAAAAAAATCCCTGTTTCATCTGTATGCGTCTTAGGCGAAAGGCAGTGGTAAGCTTTGCCATAGAAAATGGGTTTAACAAAGTATTCTTCGGGCACCATAAACATGATGTCGTCGAAACCTTTCTTTTAAACCAGATCTATAGCCGTGAAATCAGCACCATGCTTCCACGTCAACCCCTCTTTGACGGACAATTCCACATATGCAGGCCTCTGTATCTGATCCCTGAACCGCTTTTAAAAACCTATGCTGGGGAACAAAACTGTCCGGCAGTTTCTGAAAGCTGTCCTGCTGCAGAGCATTCACGACGAAAACAAGTCAGAGAATGGCTTACGAATATTCAGGAACTCAATCCCAGGATAGATATCGTGGATAATATATTTTCAAGTCTGAAACGGATAAACCGTCCCTTTATCCCCGTGTTCCCAGACACACAAGATTTGACAGAGATTCGAAAACCAAAATATAAAAAGTCCTTGTAA
- the hcp gene encoding hydroxylamine reductase, with the protein MTNMFCFQCQEAAGGTGCTIKGVCGKEPEVARMQDLLMYTAKGVAVLSREKRKQNVLCETPNRYLADALFTTITNANFDLQVIADKILQGLALRDHIKENVDVEALPEWLKTHDVITWNGSTIPELEEKAKHVGVLETKDEDIRSLRELLTYGLKGMAAYAEHALNLGYSDNDVFGFIEKGLIATLDESLDAETLTNLVLECGKFGVSAMALLDKANTSTYGHPEITQVNIGTRNNPGILISGHDLKDLEELLEQTEGTGIDVYTHSEMLPAHYYPAFKKYDHFVGNYGNSWWKQTEEFETFNGPILFTTNCLVPPRKKSTYSDRVFTTGAAGFSGFPHIADRPKGGSKDFSPIIEMAKTCKPPVAIENGTITGGFAHNQVVQLADKVVDAVKSGAIRKFIVMAGCDGRMKSREYYTEFAQKLPKDTVILTAGCAKYRYNKLPLGDIGGIPRILDAGQCNDSYSLAVIALKLKEIFELNDINELPIAYNIAWYEQKAVIVLLALLYLGVKNIHLGPTLPAFLSPNVTDVLVKNFGIAPISSVDEDIKLLA; encoded by the coding sequence ATGACCAACATGTTTTGTTTTCAATGTCAGGAAGCCGCAGGAGGCACCGGATGCACGATCAAAGGTGTTTGCGGCAAAGAACCGGAAGTTGCCCGCATGCAGGATCTGCTTATGTATACAGCCAAAGGTGTGGCCGTCTTAAGCAGGGAAAAACGCAAACAGAATGTCCTTTGTGAAACACCTAACCGCTATCTGGCGGATGCCTTGTTCACAACCATCACCAATGCCAATTTTGATCTGCAGGTGATTGCCGATAAAATCTTACAGGGACTTGCCTTGCGGGATCACATCAAGGAGAATGTTGATGTGGAAGCACTCCCCGAATGGCTCAAAACCCATGATGTAATCACCTGGAACGGATCAACTATTCCCGAATTGGAAGAAAAGGCAAAGCATGTGGGTGTATTGGAGACGAAAGATGAGGATATAAGGAGTCTCCGTGAACTGCTTACCTATGGTTTAAAGGGAATGGCTGCATACGCAGAACATGCATTGAATCTGGGCTATTCGGATAATGATGTATTTGGTTTCATTGAAAAGGGTTTGATTGCAACCCTGGATGAGAGCCTGGATGCTGAAACATTGACCAATCTGGTATTGGAATGTGGAAAATTTGGTGTCAGCGCCATGGCTCTTTTGGATAAAGCCAACACGTCTACCTATGGACATCCTGAGATAACACAGGTAAATATTGGTACCCGAAACAATCCGGGGATACTGATCAGTGGCCATGATCTGAAAGATTTGGAAGAACTTCTTGAGCAGACCGAGGGAACCGGAATCGATGTTTACACACACAGTGAGATGCTGCCGGCCCATTATTATCCTGCGTTCAAAAAATATGATCATTTTGTAGGGAATTACGGAAATTCCTGGTGGAAACAGACCGAAGAATTTGAAACCTTCAATGGTCCCATTCTTTTTACTACTAACTGTCTGGTTCCTCCCCGAAAAAAATCCACATACAGTGACCGTGTTTTCACAACGGGTGCTGCAGGATTCAGCGGTTTTCCCCATATCGCAGACCGGCCTAAAGGCGGGAGCAAAGACTTTTCACCCATCATCGAGATGGCAAAAACCTGCAAACCTCCGGTAGCCATCGAAAACGGCACCATTACCGGTGGATTTGCCCACAATCAGGTTGTACAATTAGCCGATAAAGTGGTGGACGCCGTAAAAAGCGGAGCCATCCGGAAATTCATAGTCATGGCCGGATGTGACGGTAGAATGAAAAGCCGTGAATATTATACAGAATTTGCCCAAAAACTTCCGAAAGATACAGTTATCCTAACGGCCGGTTGTGCCAAATACCGTTACAACAAGCTGCCTCTGGGAGACATCGGTGGAATTCCACGGATTCTGGATGCGGGGCAGTGTAATGATTCTTACAGTCTTGCCGTGATTGCACTCAAGTTAAAGGAGATCTTTGAACTGAACGATATTAATGAGCTTCCTATCGCATACAATATCGCCTGGTATGAACAGAAAGCAGTGATTGTATTATTGGCGTTACTATACCTGGGTGTCAAAAATATTCATCTGGGTCCCACACTCCCTGCATTCCTCTCCCCCAATGTTACAGATGTACTTGTAAAAAACTTTGGGATCGCTCCGATTAGCTCTGTTGATGAAGATATCAAACTTCTTGCCTGA
- a CDS encoding GNAT family N-acetyltransferase, with protein MTKKTDTHHTEDPFRVNFHSRRRWKDQIIHLANPLLEHLFAFGRLNDLYSKLRNRPDHETFEACVLKNMNITYAVSDAKTLHNIPEKGPFIIIANHPFGVLDGLILMDLIYRIRQDVKFIAQKEIKYIPDIRDRLILVDTHRSPESKYMNIKAVRHGLQWLKRGGGLVLFPSGAVSQFRVRHQDITDPGWIENTARLIKLASVPLIPVYFEGRNSLTFLLAGMFNQNLRMFMYPREFLKTKNKHIIVKVGDSIQPKRYQGYTNPKDLLNYLRLKTYVLQYRPLSTEDQKQQNTLKENPLEEIPERFDRGVLTEEIESLPPGQELLKNREYSVIYAKVDDIPYSVRELGRLREITFRDVGEGTGKSLDLDIFDEYYYHLIVWNHVKKEIVGAYRLGPTDEIIRKYGTSGLYTSTLFRYKAEIFDKMGPSLELGRSFIRKEYQKKYAPLLLLWKGISLFIVRNPHYANLFGPVSITGDYNAASRQILVNFLKDHYMDKELARYVRPRNPFKHKSMKVWDKIPSQHLIKTPEELSSLISDIEHQIDGIPVLIKQYLKLGGKILSFNVDPDFNYCLDGLIYVNLPSTDRDILKWYMSPEGYESYIKFHQS; from the coding sequence ATGACGAAAAAAACAGACACACATCACACAGAAGATCCATTCAGGGTTAATTTTCATTCACGACGCAGATGGAAAGATCAGATAATTCATCTGGCCAATCCTCTTTTAGAACATCTGTTTGCTTTTGGGCGTTTGAATGATTTGTATTCAAAACTCCGAAACCGTCCGGATCATGAAACATTCGAAGCCTGTGTACTGAAAAACATGAACATCACCTATGCAGTTTCCGATGCAAAAACGCTCCATAACATTCCGGAAAAGGGCCCGTTTATCATCATTGCCAACCATCCCTTTGGGGTTTTGGACGGACTCATTCTGATGGATTTAATTTACAGAATCCGGCAGGATGTCAAATTTATTGCCCAGAAAGAGATCAAATACATTCCGGATATTCGGGACCGTCTGATACTGGTAGATACACACCGGTCTCCGGAATCAAAATACATGAATATAAAAGCAGTACGTCATGGTCTGCAATGGTTGAAGCGAGGCGGCGGTCTTGTGTTATTTCCTTCCGGGGCAGTATCACAATTTCGTGTGCGCCATCAGGATATCACAGATCCCGGATGGATTGAAAACACAGCCCGTCTGATTAAATTGGCTTCTGTCCCTTTAATCCCCGTCTATTTTGAAGGAAGAAACAGCCTGACATTTCTACTGGCCGGTATGTTTAATCAAAATTTGCGTATGTTCATGTATCCAAGGGAATTCCTGAAGACAAAAAATAAACACATCATTGTAAAAGTGGGTGATTCCATTCAACCAAAGCGATATCAGGGATATACCAATCCAAAAGATCTCTTGAACTATCTCCGCCTTAAAACCTATGTCCTCCAATACAGACCCTTGTCCACAGAAGATCAGAAACAGCAAAACACCTTGAAAGAAAATCCATTGGAAGAAATCCCAGAACGGTTTGATAGAGGCGTTTTGACAGAAGAAATCGAATCGCTGCCCCCTGGACAGGAGCTTTTGAAAAACAGAGAATACAGCGTAATCTATGCCAAAGTTGATGATATCCCTTATTCTGTCCGGGAACTAGGGCGTTTGAGAGAAATAACATTCCGGGATGTCGGCGAAGGGACGGGAAAAAGCCTGGATTTGGATATTTTTGACGAATATTATTACCATTTGATCGTTTGGAATCATGTCAAAAAAGAGATTGTAGGTGCATACCGCCTGGGGCCGACGGACGAAATAATTCGCAAATATGGTACTTCCGGACTCTATACAAGCACATTATTCCGGTATAAAGCAGAAATTTTTGATAAAATGGGGCCGTCACTTGAATTGGGCAGGTCTTTTATCCGGAAAGAATACCAGAAGAAATATGCCCCCCTCCTGCTTCTATGGAAAGGTATCAGTCTGTTTATTGTGCGGAATCCACACTATGCAAATCTCTTCGGTCCAGTAAGCATCACGGGAGATTATAACGCCGCATCCCGGCAAATATTGGTCAATTTCCTGAAAGATCACTATATGGATAAAGAACTGGCCCGGTATGTTCGCCCCCGGAATCCATTTAAGCACAAATCTATGAAGGTGTGGGATAAAATCCCGTCACAACATCTGATAAAAACACCGGAAGAACTTTCGTCACTCATATCCGACATCGAGCATCAGATTGACGGCATTCCCGTTTTGATCAAACAGTATCTGAAACTGGGTGGAAAAATTCTATCTTTTAATGTGGATCCCGATTTTAACTATTGTCTGGATGGACTGATCTATGTAAACCTTCCGTCCACGGATCGGGACATATTAAAATGGTACATGTCACCGGAAGGGTATGAATCCTATATTAAATTTCATCAAAGCTGA
- a CDS encoding M13 family metallopeptidase — protein MNRTVLRFGMIVITGLLLILSMACTPREILDEPETVHMYPAFDTSNMDLSIKPGEDFYLYVNGKWLRNNPVPDDKVSIGAFREVYDRNQEMIKNLLDEAAKDVDSDPASLRGQVGAYYASGLDSALIEEKGLTPLQARLEMVNTETPDKIIETLAWFHSHFMAPAFDISFYEDPKNTELVIVHLGQSGLGLPEREYYIGQSERLKEIRKEYQDFLSRFLQAGGYTPEKAETAAASILSFETRLAEASMNLVDRRDPQKTYHKMSLSELKALTPDLNWDLYFKTLGLDYDQYYNVHQPDFFREINQMLSNIPPEVWNDYFTWNLMDRMAHYLPSEINALHFDFFNRYLSGQKVMEPRTKRVLDQANWILGDMLARLYVETYFPPEAKEKMTELTGNLKRALKQRIENVDWMTDKTREKALVKLETMRIKIGYPDSWDDFSGLILTRDDYFGNFLRIAAYQFDLEKSKAGQEPDPEEWHMPAHIVNAYYSPLGNEVVFPAGILQPPFFNLHADDPVNYGGIGVVIGHEMTHGFDDHGRQYDENGMLNDWWTAEDAAQFDARSKKLIGQYDRYVVIDTFHINGELTLGENIADLGGVNVAYDALQLAKQNRDMKNIDGFTPDQRFFLGFAQIWRRNMSRETMIRRIMEDEHSPAHYRVVGPLENVDAFYKAFHIQPGDPRYRSPEERVVIW, from the coding sequence ATGAATCGTACTGTATTAAGATTTGGAATGATTGTAATCACTGGACTTTTACTGATTTTGAGTATGGCCTGCACTCCAAGGGAAATACTGGATGAACCGGAAACTGTTCACATGTATCCTGCTTTTGACACCTCCAACATGGATTTGTCTATCAAACCTGGTGAAGATTTTTATCTTTATGTCAACGGGAAATGGCTGCGGAATAACCCTGTACCCGATGACAAAGTCAGCATAGGTGCTTTTCGGGAAGTATACGATCGGAATCAGGAAATGATCAAAAATCTTTTAGATGAAGCTGCGAAAGACGTGGACTCAGATCCTGCAAGTTTACGTGGCCAGGTAGGTGCTTATTACGCCAGTGGTCTGGACAGTGCTCTCATTGAAGAAAAAGGCCTAACACCCTTACAAGCACGGCTTGAGATGGTCAATACTGAAACACCCGACAAAATTATTGAGACCCTTGCCTGGTTTCATTCACATTTCATGGCACCGGCATTTGATATCTCATTTTACGAAGATCCAAAAAACACAGAGCTTGTCATTGTACACCTGGGACAAAGTGGTTTAGGTCTTCCTGAGCGGGAATACTACATTGGACAATCTGAAAGGTTAAAGGAGATCCGAAAAGAGTATCAAGACTTTCTAAGCCGTTTTTTACAAGCCGGCGGATATACACCGGAAAAAGCAGAAACAGCAGCTGCCTCCATCCTGTCGTTTGAAACACGGCTAGCCGAAGCATCCATGAACCTTGTCGACCGACGTGATCCACAAAAAACATACCATAAAATGTCCCTATCAGAATTAAAAGCATTAACACCAGATTTAAACTGGGATCTTTACTTTAAAACATTGGGGCTTGATTACGATCAATATTATAATGTTCACCAGCCGGATTTTTTCAGAGAAATAAATCAAATGCTTTCGAATATCCCGCCCGAAGTGTGGAATGATTATTTTACCTGGAATTTGATGGACCGTATGGCCCATTATTTGCCAAGTGAAATCAATGCCTTACATTTTGATTTTTTTAACAGGTATTTATCCGGACAGAAAGTTATGGAACCCCGGACAAAAAGAGTATTAGACCAGGCTAACTGGATTCTGGGGGATATGCTGGCCAGGCTTTATGTTGAGACCTATTTTCCTCCTGAAGCAAAAGAAAAAATGACCGAATTAACCGGGAATTTGAAGCGTGCCCTAAAACAACGTATCGAAAATGTGGATTGGATGACAGACAAAACACGAGAAAAAGCCTTGGTCAAACTGGAAACGATGCGCATTAAAATCGGATATCCCGATTCCTGGGATGATTTTTCCGGATTAATACTTACACGAGATGATTATTTTGGTAATTTTCTGCGAATTGCGGCCTATCAATTCGATTTAGAAAAGTCAAAAGCCGGACAAGAGCCGGACCCGGAAGAATGGCACATGCCGGCTCATATTGTCAATGCCTATTACAGTCCCCTGGGGAATGAAGTCGTTTTTCCTGCGGGTATTCTCCAGCCACCCTTTTTCAATCTACATGCCGACGACCCTGTAAACTACGGGGGAATTGGTGTGGTAATCGGTCATGAAATGACTCACGGGTTTGACGATCATGGCAGGCAATATGATGAAAACGGAATGCTGAACGACTGGTGGACAGCTGAAGATGCAGCACAGTTTGATGCCCGGTCAAAAAAACTCATCGGACAATATGATCGCTATGTTGTTATTGATACGTTTCACATCAATGGCGAATTGACACTGGGTGAAAACATCGCGGATTTGGGTGGAGTCAATGTGGCTTATGACGCTTTACAACTGGCCAAACAGAATCGTGATATGAAAAATATCGATGGATTTACACCTGATCAGCGCTTCTTTCTGGGATTTGCCCAAATCTGGCGACGAAATATGAGCCGGGAAACCATGATCCGTCGTATCATGGAAGATGAACATTCTCCTGCCCATTACCGGGTTGTGGGTCCCCTTGAAAATGTGGATGCCTTTTACAAGGCTTTTCACATTCAACCCGGAGACCCAAGATACCGATCTCCGGAAGAACGGGTAGTTATCTGGTAA